A portion of the Andreesenia angusta genome contains these proteins:
- a CDS encoding ABC transporter substrate-binding protein: MKKTVMTILVLMIAAFATGCSEKASEKPAEPVVFKFMEGVTAITAGSMISEKPEMGRDVEYEIISSPDLLASSIIQGEADMAIVPTNLAAQARAKGADYVIAGTATWGNLYIVGTEAMESLDGLKGKTVQTFGKGLTPELVLNMVLAEEGIDPEVDMDLEYMNSAAEVAPLLVSGKTSIGLLPEPALSSALAKNKDLKVLFDINKLWAEANKVEKGYPQSCLVVKKELVEEDPEFVEKFLEEYSKSIEWALENPEELGTISEEHSLGPDSESIVNGIGRMNIGQFSVGESLSEYRAYYKSVMDFDPEFIGGSIPDEEIYYER, encoded by the coding sequence ATGAAAAAGACTGTAATGACGATACTGGTCCTAATGATCGCTGCATTTGCCACAGGATGCTCTGAAAAAGCTTCAGAAAAGCCAGCGGAGCCTGTTGTATTTAAGTTTATGGAAGGTGTCACTGCCATTACGGCAGGGAGTATGATCTCGGAGAAGCCTGAAATGGGAAGAGACGTGGAGTATGAGATCATATCTTCTCCAGACCTTCTAGCATCAAGCATAATACAGGGAGAGGCCGATATGGCCATCGTTCCGACGAACCTGGCCGCACAGGCGAGAGCAAAAGGTGCTGACTATGTGATAGCCGGCACAGCTACATGGGGGAACCTATATATTGTGGGGACCGAGGCTATGGAGTCTCTTGACGGTCTGAAGGGCAAGACGGTGCAGACATTCGGAAAAGGGCTGACTCCGGAACTTGTGCTAAACATGGTCCTTGCAGAAGAGGGGATAGACCCGGAGGTGGATATGGATTTAGAGTATATGAACTCTGCGGCCGAAGTGGCTCCACTCCTTGTATCAGGCAAGACTTCGATTGGTCTGCTTCCGGAGCCTGCCCTGTCATCTGCTCTTGCGAAGAACAAGGACCTGAAAGTTCTGTTCGACATAAACAAGCTGTGGGCGGAGGCCAACAAAGTGGAAAAAGGCTATCCACAGTCATGCCTGGTGGTAAAGAAAGAGCTTGTGGAAGAGGACCCTGAGTTCGTGGAGAAATTTCTTGAAGAGTACAGCAAGAGCATAGAGTGGGCACTGGAGAATCCGGAAGAGCTTGGAACTATATCGGAGGAGCATTCTCTTGGACCAGACAGCGAATCAATTGTAAACGGCATAGGCAGAATGAACATAGGGCAGTTTTCTGTAGGAGAGTCTTTAAGTGAATACAGAGCTTACTAC
- a CDS encoding NADH-dependent [FeFe] hydrogenase, group A6, with translation MVNINIDKYSIEVPEGTTIMDAAKKCHISIPKLCYMEGLNEIGACRVCVVEIEGRERLVTSCNNVVEEGMVIYTNSPKVREARKVNVELILSQHDSNCATCVRSRNCLLQTISNDLGIIDLPYKKKLSKEKWTEGFPLVRDYEKCIKCMRCIQVCDKIQDLHIWDVAGTGSRTDVDVSGNIRIEESNCSLCGQCITHCPTGALRERDDIDQVMQALADPEKTVLVQIAPAVRTSWGEYFGLKREQATVKRLAAALRRVGFDYIFDTSFTADLTIMEEGSEFIKRLKNKENEKFPIFTSCCPGWIRFVKSQHPDMVKQLSTAKSPQQMFGAIAKTYYAKLLNIDPSKIFSVSIMPCVAKKYEAEVPAVNSAGSGRDVDVVLTTREVERLIRSENIQVEHLPEEELDTPFGIASGAAVIFGATGGVMEAALRSAYYLVTGKNPDPDAFKDVRGMDGWKESVFNIDGIEIKVAIASGLGNARKLIEAIRSGEVEYDFVEIMACPGGCAGGGGQPICEGQELACERSEVLYGLDKLNEIRFSHENPSIIKCYEDYLGEPLSEKSHELLHTDKSEWELNPKCCEKKVEKR, from the coding sequence ATGGTAAATATAAATATAGACAAGTACAGTATTGAAGTACCTGAGGGAACTACTATAATGGATGCTGCAAAGAAATGCCATATTTCAATTCCGAAACTCTGCTACATGGAGGGGCTTAACGAAATAGGGGCCTGCAGAGTGTGCGTAGTCGAGATAGAGGGTCGAGAGAGGCTAGTGACTTCCTGCAACAACGTGGTAGAGGAGGGCATGGTGATATACACAAACAGCCCTAAAGTCAGGGAGGCCAGAAAGGTGAACGTAGAGCTGATCCTCTCCCAGCACGACTCCAACTGCGCTACATGTGTCAGAAGTAGAAACTGTCTTCTTCAGACTATTTCAAACGACCTTGGCATAATAGACTTGCCGTACAAGAAGAAGCTTTCAAAGGAGAAGTGGACGGAGGGGTTTCCGCTTGTAAGGGACTACGAAAAGTGCATAAAGTGCATGAGGTGTATACAGGTGTGCGACAAGATACAGGACCTTCACATATGGGACGTGGCCGGGACTGGGTCTAGAACAGATGTGGACGTGTCGGGAAATATAAGGATAGAGGAGTCGAACTGTTCGCTCTGCGGACAGTGCATCACGCACTGCCCTACAGGGGCTCTCAGGGAGAGAGACGACATAGACCAGGTGATGCAGGCTCTTGCAGATCCAGAGAAGACCGTGCTAGTCCAGATAGCTCCGGCCGTGAGAACGTCTTGGGGAGAGTATTTCGGGCTCAAGCGTGAACAGGCGACTGTAAAGAGGCTTGCAGCCGCACTCAGAAGAGTGGGCTTTGACTACATTTTCGACACAAGTTTCACCGCCGACCTGACAATAATGGAAGAGGGAAGCGAATTTATAAAGAGGCTTAAAAACAAAGAAAACGAGAAGTTCCCGATTTTCACTTCATGCTGCCCAGGCTGGATCAGGTTTGTAAAAAGCCAGCACCCTGACATGGTGAAGCAGCTGTCTACAGCCAAGTCGCCCCAGCAGATGTTTGGAGCCATAGCGAAGACGTACTATGCAAAGCTGCTCAACATCGATCCAAGCAAGATATTCTCTGTATCCATAATGCCATGCGTCGCAAAGAAATACGAGGCGGAGGTTCCGGCTGTAAATTCAGCTGGCTCTGGAAGAGACGTGGATGTGGTACTTACGACAAGGGAGGTCGAAAGGCTTATAAGGTCTGAGAACATACAGGTCGAGCATCTTCCTGAGGAGGAGCTGGACACCCCGTTTGGGATTGCATCAGGAGCTGCCGTCATATTCGGGGCTACAGGAGGGGTTATGGAGGCCGCCTTGAGGAGTGCATACTACCTTGTAACAGGTAAGAATCCAGACCCAGACGCGTTCAAGGACGTAAGAGGTATGGACGGATGGAAAGAATCTGTATTCAACATAGACGGAATAGAAATAAAGGTAGCAATAGCCAGCGGACTTGGAAACGCCAGAAAGCTGATTGAAGCCATAAGAAGTGGAGAGGTGGAGTATGACTTTGTGGAGATAATGGCCTGTCCAGGCGGCTGCGCAGGAGGCGGAGGCCAGCCTATATGCGAAGGCCAAGAGCTTGCATGCGAAAGATCAGAGGTACTCTACGGGCTTGACAAGCTAAACGAGATAAGGTTCTCGCACGAGAACCCTTCGATTATAAAGTGCTATGAGGATTACCTTGGAGAGCCGCTTTCAGAGAAGTCGCACGAACTGCTTCATACAGACAAAAGCGAATGGGAGCTGAATCCGAAGTGCTGCGAAAAGAAGGTGGAGAAGCGATGA
- a CDS encoding NAD(P)-binding protein, with translation MSRLRIITKDRAQATVEDMYKDIERRIASSPPGLCPIDLSISFLKMAHAQTCGKCVPCRVGLGQLMELMESVLDGEASLETIDLIEKTARAIYNSSDCAIGYEAARMVLKGLEGFRDEYVEHILRGRCNFSLFQSVPCVSLCPAGVDVPGYIALIAKERYKDAVRLIRKDNPMPLVCGYVCEHPCETRCRRKMIDDSINIRGLKRYAVDNAGEVPIPAPAEYTGKRVAVVGGGPSGLSAAYFLSLMGHKVEIYESKSKLGGMLRYGIPSYRLPRNLLQGEIDIMLSNGVDIHTGVTVGHDISVMELREKFDSVYIAIGAHIDKKTGIEGEDAKGVYSAVDILRSIGDDIYPDFAGKKVLVLGGGNVAIDVARSAVRLGAEESSIIYRRRKDDMPAMEEEVEGAVAEGCALYDLIKPIKIETDGDENAVALWVQPQIVGTIESGRPCTSDAKEKPIRIPCDIIVIAIGQGIETRDFEKEGIPVKRGLIDALSTADVKDIPGVFAGGDCISGPATVIQAIAAGKVAAANIDSYLGFNHEIESGVVIPEPDLSDRVSTGRVNMSGRNVCDRIKDFELVEEPMTCKEAKQESERCLRCDHFGFGVFKGGRVERW, from the coding sequence ATGAGCAGGCTAAGAATTATAACTAAGGACAGGGCTCAGGCCACAGTCGAAGATATGTACAAGGACATTGAGAGAAGAATTGCATCATCGCCGCCGGGGCTCTGTCCAATCGACCTGTCTATTTCATTTCTCAAGATGGCTCACGCCCAGACTTGCGGGAAATGTGTCCCGTGCCGTGTGGGGCTTGGTCAGCTTATGGAGCTTATGGAGTCGGTACTTGACGGAGAGGCCTCTCTTGAAACCATAGACCTCATAGAGAAGACAGCAAGGGCGATCTACAATTCGTCGGACTGCGCCATAGGATATGAAGCTGCTAGGATGGTTCTCAAAGGGCTTGAAGGGTTCAGAGATGAGTACGTCGAGCATATCCTCAGAGGGCGATGCAATTTTAGCCTGTTCCAGTCAGTTCCATGCGTCAGCCTCTGTCCTGCTGGAGTAGATGTCCCTGGATATATAGCCCTTATAGCAAAGGAGAGATATAAGGACGCCGTGAGGCTTATAAGGAAAGACAATCCCATGCCTCTCGTATGTGGATATGTCTGCGAGCACCCATGCGAGACGAGGTGTAGAAGAAAAATGATAGACGACTCAATAAATATAAGAGGGCTGAAGCGGTATGCTGTGGACAATGCAGGAGAGGTTCCGATTCCGGCCCCAGCGGAATATACAGGAAAGCGGGTTGCGGTAGTCGGCGGAGGGCCAAGCGGACTTTCGGCGGCCTACTTCTTGAGCCTTATGGGGCACAAAGTGGAGATATACGAAAGCAAGAGCAAGTTAGGCGGAATGCTCCGCTACGGAATACCAAGCTACAGGCTGCCTAGGAATCTGCTTCAAGGGGAGATAGACATAATGCTTTCAAATGGAGTGGACATCCACACCGGCGTTACAGTAGGTCATGACATATCTGTGATGGAGCTTAGGGAGAAGTTTGACAGCGTATATATAGCGATAGGAGCCCATATAGACAAGAAGACGGGAATAGAAGGTGAGGACGCGAAAGGAGTCTATTCAGCAGTGGATATACTCCGAAGCATAGGCGACGATATTTACCCTGACTTCGCAGGAAAGAAGGTGCTTGTGCTGGGAGGCGGAAACGTAGCGATAGACGTTGCGAGATCGGCTGTAAGGCTCGGAGCTGAGGAGTCGAGCATAATCTACAGGAGAAGGAAAGACGATATGCCGGCCATGGAGGAGGAAGTTGAAGGGGCAGTGGCGGAGGGCTGCGCTCTTTACGACCTTATAAAGCCTATAAAAATTGAAACAGACGGAGATGAAAATGCAGTCGCACTCTGGGTGCAGCCTCAGATAGTCGGGACGATAGAGTCTGGAAGGCCATGCACCTCGGACGCCAAGGAGAAGCCTATTAGGATTCCGTGCGACATAATAGTCATTGCAATCGGGCAGGGGATTGAGACCAGGGACTTCGAGAAGGAAGGGATTCCTGTGAAGCGAGGGCTTATAGATGCCCTCAGCACAGCAGACGTAAAGGATATTCCAGGGGTGTTTGCCGGAGGCGACTGCATTTCAGGGCCTGCAACTGTCATACAGGCCATAGCGGCCGGTAAAGTCGCTGCAGCCAACATAGACAGCTATCTGGGATTCAACCACGAGATAGAGTCAGGGGTGGTGATTCCCGAGCCTGACCTGTCGGACAGGGTGTCCACAGGTAGGGTGAATATGTCGGGAAGAAATGTGTGCGATAGAATAAAGGACTTCGAACTTGTAGAGGAGCCTATGACGTGCAAGGAAGCCAAGCAGGAGTCAGAAAGGTGCTTGAGATGCGATCACTTTGGATTCGGAGTGTTCAAGGGAGGAAGGGTTGAAAGATGGTAA
- a CDS encoding family 16 glycosylhydrolase, with translation MKLFGVGWIAAAMVFYMTRVAIASPSGWAEIEVKQAIEAGLVADSISGMYQKDITREEFAELAVSLYSDLSDEKPDFSVGSPFQDTSSEAVALASQLGIVQGVGGGLFNPEGTLTREQLATMVHRTLKALNPELDESGYSLDFKDSGEISSWARESVSFMAENGLVKGTDEKKFMPEATTTREQAIVIVFRTSISPDIEDMVLPEIRIESLSYERETYYRGEEFEVDVEILNRTDEEKELWLGCSFLDPNGKWIDMEAVSFKAPAGKVVQPSIPVVVGDWVTGEHGVRVALWDKNPALVEEDPAKLDQIDSEDSIWIYRYKDSFKTWNGDFWAKDAGTLGRTELNPENISIGPDGLMIKMPARKLEGGEILTRKNQSFGSYEIRMKLANAPSSITGFFLYRAPDLYNEIDIEVFNRSDDSELWLTTYENGKIRNEYKEPLGFDPTAGYHDYRIDYYQDRVSFYIDGNHIETWKDGFSKRPMKLMLNSWYPNWLDGKTPKSDKYTYVEWIKY, from the coding sequence ATGAAGCTATTTGGAGTAGGCTGGATAGCCGCGGCTATGGTCTTCTATATGACAAGAGTCGCTATTGCGAGCCCTAGCGGATGGGCGGAGATTGAAGTGAAGCAGGCCATAGAAGCTGGGCTTGTAGCAGACAGTATTTCAGGAATGTACCAAAAGGATATAACGAGGGAGGAGTTTGCAGAGCTTGCAGTAAGCCTCTACAGCGATCTTTCCGACGAAAAGCCTGATTTTTCAGTCGGTTCGCCTTTTCAGGATACGTCTAGCGAAGCAGTAGCTTTGGCAAGCCAGCTCGGCATAGTGCAAGGAGTAGGCGGAGGGCTTTTTAACCCAGAGGGAACGTTGACTAGAGAGCAGCTGGCCACTATGGTACACAGGACTTTGAAAGCGCTGAACCCGGAGCTGGATGAGAGCGGGTACAGTCTGGATTTCAAGGACAGCGGAGAGATATCCAGCTGGGCCAGAGAATCGGTCTCTTTTATGGCCGAAAATGGCCTTGTAAAGGGGACTGACGAAAAGAAATTTATGCCGGAAGCCACTACAACTAGAGAGCAGGCAATAGTTATAGTTTTCAGGACAAGCATAAGTCCTGATATAGAGGACATGGTGCTTCCGGAAATAAGGATAGAGAGTCTCAGCTACGAACGAGAGACATACTACAGAGGGGAAGAGTTCGAAGTCGATGTAGAGATTCTGAACAGAACCGACGAAGAAAAAGAGCTCTGGCTTGGTTGCAGCTTTCTGGATCCCAATGGGAAATGGATAGACATGGAAGCTGTAAGCTTTAAAGCGCCAGCTGGGAAGGTTGTGCAGCCTAGCATACCTGTTGTGGTTGGAGACTGGGTTACAGGCGAGCATGGCGTCCGAGTGGCGCTTTGGGACAAGAATCCAGCCCTGGTGGAGGAAGATCCGGCCAAGCTTGACCAGATCGACTCAGAAGACAGTATTTGGATATACAGGTACAAGGACAGCTTCAAGACGTGGAACGGCGACTTCTGGGCCAAAGACGCAGGAACACTTGGCCGTACTGAGCTAAACCCAGAGAACATATCGATAGGCCCTGACGGACTTATGATAAAGATGCCTGCCAGAAAGCTCGAAGGCGGGGAGATACTGACTAGAAAAAACCAGAGCTTCGGGTCTTATGAAATCCGAATGAAGCTGGCGAACGCTCCATCCTCCATAACAGGGTTTTTCCTCTACAGGGCTCCGGACCTCTACAATGAGATAGACATAGAGGTGTTCAATCGGTCTGACGATTCAGAGCTCTGGCTTACGACATATGAAAATGGGAAGATCAGAAACGAGTACAAGGAGCCCCTGGGCTTCGACCCTACAGCGGGATACCATGACTACAGGATAGACTACTATCAAGACAGGGTGTCATTCTATATAGACGGGAATCATATAGAGACGTGGAAAGATGGCTTTTCAAAGAGACCCATGAAGCTCATGCTGAACTCTTGGTATCCAAATTGGCTTGACGGAAAAACTCCTAAAAGCGACAAATACACTTATGTGGAGTGGATAAAGTACTAA